The Salvelinus sp. IW2-2015 linkage group LG6.2, ASM291031v2, whole genome shotgun sequence genome window below encodes:
- the hs3st1 gene encoding heparan sulfate glucosamine 3-O-sulfotransferase 1, whose product MAAFFFGLLLFAMQPPPIPSRPAERGDGDQGPPPSPTASSPLALNDTGATGHPNGTFKQLPHIIIIGVRKGGTRALIEMLSLHSAVAAAENEVHFFDWESHFQKGIPWYLSQMPFALPDQLTVEKTPAYFTSSKVPERIHDMNPGIKLLLILRDPTERVLSDYTQVFYNRLQKHKRYQPIESLLVKDGEINLGYKALNRSLYHLHLQNWLRYFPLESIHVVDGDKLIRDPFPEMKRVERFLNLEPQINASNFYFNKTKGFYCLRDHGRERCLHDSKGRAHPHVAPAILHKLYRFFHEPNRKFFELVGRTFNWN is encoded by the coding sequence ATGGCGGCCTTTTTCTTCGGGCTGCTTCTCTTCGCGATGCAGCCCCCCCCTATCCCCTCCAGGCCCGCAGAGAGGGGTGACGGTGACCAGGGACCCCCTCCGTCCCCCACCGCCTCTTCCCCACTGGCCCTCAATGACACCGGGGCCACCGGCCACCCCAACGGAACCTTCAAGCAGTTGccccacatcatcatcatcggcGTGAGGAAGGGCGGCACACGGGCGCTCATCGAGATGCTCAGCCTGCACAGCGCAGTAGCGGCGGCCGAGAACGAGGTGCATTTTTTTGACTGGGAGAGTCACTTCCAGAAGGGCATACCCTGGTATCTCAGCCAGATGCCCTTCGCCCTCCCTGACCAGCTGACTGTGGAGAAAACCCCTGCCTACTTCACCTCCAGCAAGGTGCCCGAACGCATCCACGACATGAACCCAGGCATCAAGCTGCTACTCATTCTCCGGGACCCAACRGAGCGGGTTCTGTCGGACTACACCCAGGTCTTCTACAACCGTCTGCAGAAGCACAAGCGCTACCAGCCCATCGAGTCGTTGCTTGTGAAGGACGGGGAGATCAACCTAGGATACAAAGCTCTCAACCGTAGCCTGTACCACCTGCACCTTCAGAACTGGCTGCGTTACTTCCCGCTAGAGAGCATCCATGTTGTGGACGGGGATAAGCTGATCAGGGACCCCTTCCCGGAGATGAAGAGAGTGGAGAGGTTCCTGAACCTAGAACCGCAGATAAATGCATCTAACTTCTACTTTAACAAGACTAAAGGGTTCTACTGCCTGAGGGACCATGGGCGKGAGCGTTGTTTACATGACTCTAAGGGCAGGGCGCACCCTCACGTGGCTCCCGCCATCCTCCACAAACTCTACCGATTCTTTCATGAACCCAATAGGAAGTTCTTTGAGCTGGTGGGCAGAACATTCAACTGGAACTGA